The DNA region ACCGTCGCCCCAATCCCCGCGGGCGGCGGACGGCTCCGGGAGGCGTTCGCCTCCCGGACTGTCGCACAAACCCCCGCCCCGCCGGGCAGTTGAGATTGGCCGAATTCCGATGGTTCGGTGAGTCGTCTCAACTGGCCCATGCCAGGGGCGCATTCGCGCTTGTCGCGATGCGACCCGTGATACCCCCTGTGCGCCGTCGGCATGGCAGCATGTCCTCCACTCGACCTTTGTGGAGGCGGCGATGCGGTGGCTGGTGGGCTGGAGCAGTGTCGCCGCGCGCTTCGGTGCCGCGCCCACCGCGCCGCCCGGCTCCCCGGGATCCGCCGGCGCGGTCGGTGACCCGGGCGAGGGGCGCACGGTGCACCCGGTGGGCGCGCAACTCCTGTGGGGCGACCCGGATCCGCTGTGGGCGGTCGGCGACTGGCGGCCCGACGAGGTGCGCCTGGTGGACGTCGACGCGCAGACCCGGCTCGCCGTCCTCGGCTGCTGCGCCGCGAGCGACGAGGAGCTGCGGCGCGGACTGCTGACCGCGCGCGGGGGCGCACTGCGGCATCTGACCGCCTGGGCGGGCAGCTACACCGCCGTGGTGAAGACCGGCCGCCGGATCACCGTCACCGGTGATCTCGCGGGCGCCCGGCCGGTGTTCCACACCCCGTGGGCGGGCGGCACCGCCTTCGGCACCGCCGCGCTGCCGCTCGCCGACCTCACCGAGGCGCAGCTCGACATCGGGCACCTGGCGGCGCTCCTCGCCTGCCCCGAGACCCCGGAGGCGCTGCGCGACTCCACCCCGTACGAGGGGGTCCGCCGGGTGCCGCCGGGGCACGCGCTGATCCTGCGCGAGGGCTCCCGCGAGATCACCGGTTACGAGACGGTCGCCTCGCTCGCCGTGGCCGCGCCCGAGGCCGATCCGCGGCAGGCCGTGGAGGCGGTGCGGGACGCGCTGGTCGACGCGGTACGGGCCCGGCTCACCGCGCCACGGCACGCGCCCGAGGTGCCGCTGCCCGACCCGGGCCCGGTGCCCGGCATGGGGCCCGCCGACCGGCGCGCGGCCCGTGGCGGCGCGCCCGCGCCCGGCATCGGCGCCGATCTGTCCGGCGGCAGCGCGTCGGGCACCCTGGCGCTGCTCGCGGCCGGACTGCCGGGGGTGCCCGGCACGGTCCTCGGGCACGGCACGGGCGCGGGGGAGCGGCTCCTTGCCGTCACCTTCAACGACCTGACCGGGCCCGGCAGTCAGGAGGAGCTGGGCCGGGCCCGCGAGATCGCCGCCAACCCGCGGCTGCACCACGTGGTCGTCGCGGCGGGCGAGGAGGCCCTGCCGTACGCCGAGCTCGAAGGGCCGCTGACGGACGAGCCCGGCCCCTCTTTGGTGACGGCCGAACGGCACCGGCGGCGGCTCGCGGGCGGCAGCGCCGACCACTTCACCGGCTTCGGGGCCCGGCAGGTCCTGGACGCCCACCCGGCGCGCCTCGCCGACCTCCTGATGGACCGCCGGCGCCGTTCCCTGGTGCGGCCGGTGACCGCGCTCGCCAAGGCCAGCGGGCCGTCGGCGGGCGCGCTCCTGGTGCCGCTGCAGGTCTACCGGGCGGCGCGCCGGCTCGCCCGTACGCCGTACCGGACCGGTCTGGAGGCCGCCGCCACGCGCGTGCTCGAGGCCAACCGGGCGCCCGCCGGGGCGCACGGCCCCCTGGAGGCCTCGCTGTCCGCGCTCGCCTGGTCCCGGCCGGGGCCCGCGGCGCGCTGGCTGACCGGGGAGGCGCTGGCCGAGGTGTCGGTCCGGCTCAACCGGGCGGCCACGCTGCCGGCCTCCGTGCAGCGCCCGGGCGAGGCACGCGCGCGTGCCGCCCTCGCGCGGTCCGCCGCCGACCTGCGGGTCCTGGAGCAGGCGGCGGAGATCCGCAGCCAGCGCCTGCACGCCCCGTTCCTGGACAACCAGGTGGTACGGGCCTGCCGCGACCTGCCGGAATCGCTGCGGGTCCAGCCCGACGCGCGCGCGGGCGTGCTGCGCACCGTCCTCGCCGGCGCCGGCATCCACGACCTTCCGCCCGGCTGGGGCGCCCCGCACCCCGCCGTCCCGGCCGCCGCCACCCGCGCGGGCCTGCGCGCCGCGCTCCCCCACCTGCTGGCCCTCTTCGACGCGCCGCTCCTCGCCGACGCGGGCCTGATCGAGGCCCGCGTGGTCCGCCGCGCCCTGCGCGCCGCCACCGACGGCGAACCCGTCCCCCTCGACGGCCTCGCCGACCTGATCTCCACCGAACTCTGGCTCCGCCGCCTCCTCGCCCGCCGCGGCTCCTGCTGGACGGGCACCGCCGCCCCCCGGCACCGCGCGGTGCCGGGGCCGCTGATCCCGACGGCACGGTCGCTGCCGGCCTAGGGGGGCCTCCGAGGGTCGGGGGCCGGGGCCGGTGCCTGCACGCCCCCTCTCCCGTACGACCAGGTGGTCGGGCCCGCCGCGACCTGCGGGCGCCTGCCCGTCCCGCCCGCCCGTCCACAGCCTGGGGACAAGCCGGCGGCGCGCGCGACCCGCGCGCCCCTGTCCGGAGAAACCCCGAGGCGATCGGCGGGGGCAGCCGCGAGAATGGGGCGGTGCGGTATCTGATCCTCGGGACCACCGATGTCCTCGACGTCCACGGCGCGCCCCTTCCCCTCGGCGGCGCCCGGCTGCGGGCGCTGCTCGCCGCGCTCGCGTTGCGGGGCGGGCGGACGGTGTCCGTGGGGGAGTTGGTCGACGATGTGTACGGGGACGAGCCGCCGCAGGACGCGCAGGCCGCGGTGCAGGCGCTCGTCGGGCGGCTGCGGCGGGTGCTCGGCAAGGAGGCCGTCGGGTCGGGGCCCGGGGGGTACCGGCTGGCGGCCGGGCCCGAGGACATCGACCTGTACGTGTTCGAGCGCCACGCGCGCGAGGCGGGCGCCCGGCTCGACGCCGGGGACCCGGAGGGCGCGGCCGCGCTGCTGCGCACCGCCCTCGCCCTGTTCCGCGGCCCCGCGCTCGCCGACCTGCCCGAGCCCGCCGGCGTCCGCCCCGAGGCCCAGCGGCTCGCCGCGCTCCGGCAGCGCGTCGAGGCCGACCTGCGGCGCGGCGCCACCACGGGCCTCGTCCCGGAGCTGACCGAGCTGACCGGCGCGTACCCCTACGACGAGACCTTCCACGTCCAGCTGATCCGGGCCCTGCGCGCGGAGGGCCGCCCGGCCGACGCGCTCGCCGCGTACGAGAGCGCCCGCCGCACCCTCGCCGACGGCCTCGGCGCCGACCCCGGGCCCGAACTCGCCGCCCTGCACGCCGAACTCCTCGCCGGGGAGGCGCCAGTACCCGCGCCGGCACCCGCACCGGCGCCCGGACCCGGACCCGCCCCTGTACCCGAGACCGGCAACATCCGCCCCCGCCTCACCTCCTTCGTCGGCCGCGAACCCGACCTCGCCGCGCTCCGCACCGACCTCGACCGCTCCCGGCTCGTCACCCTCACCGGCCCCGGCGGCTCCGGAAAGACCCGGCTCGCCGAGGAAGCCGCCCTCCAAGCCGTCGGCCCCGCCGCCTGGATCGCCGAACTCGCCCCGCTCGACACCCCCGAGGCCGTACCCGGAGCCGTCCTCTCCGCCCTCCGGCTGCGCGAGACCAATCTGATCGCCCGCGACGGCGTCCCCCTTCAGGACGACCCCACCGCCCAGCTCGTCGAGCACCTCTCCCGCCGCCCGCTGCTCCTCGTCCTCGACAATTGCGAGCACGTCATCGACGGCGCGGCCGCCCTCGCCGAAACCCTCCTCACCCACTGCCCCGGCCTGCGCGTCCTCGCCACCAGCCGGGAGCCGCTCGGCGTCCCCGGCGAAGCCGTCCGCCCTGTCGAACCGCTCCCGCCGACCCCCGCCCACCGCCTCTTCGCCGAACGCGCCCGCGCCGTCCGCCCCGGCTTCCGCGCCGAGGACGACCTTCCGGACGTCGACGAGATCTGCCGCCGCCTCGACGGCCTGCCCCTCGCCATCGAACTCGCCGCCGCCCGGCTGCGGCTGCTCACCCCGCGGCAGATCGCCGACCGCCTCGACGACCGCTTCCAGCTCCTCACCTCCGGCTCCCGCACCGTGCTGCCCCGCCAGCAGACCCTCCGCGCCGTCGTCGACTGGTCCTGGGAGCTCCTCGACCCCGCCGAACGCGACCTGCTGCGCCAGGTCTCCGTCTTCGCCGGCGGCTGGGACCTCGCCGCCGCCGAGGCCCTGAACCCGGTCGCACCCGGCGCCCCCGCGCCCGTCCCCGACACCGTCGGCGTGCTCGGCAGCCTCGTCGAGAAGTCCCTCGTGGTGGCCAGCCCCACCGAGGACGGCGAGATGCGCTACCGCCTCCTGGAGACCATCCACGAGTACGCGGCGGAGCGCGCCGCCGAGACCCCGGCCCTGCGCGCCGCCGCCGAAGCCGCCCACACCGCCCACTTCACCGCCTTCGCCGAGACCGCCGACCCCCTGCTCCGCTCCGGCGAACAGCTCCCCTGGATCGCCAGGATCGAGCGCGACCTCGACAACCTCCGGGCCGCCCTGCACCGCACCGTCGTCACCGCCCCCGACGAGGCCGCCGCCGCCCGGCTCGTCTTCGCCGTCGGCTGGTTCTGGTGGCTGCGCAACTACCGCCCCGAGGCCATGAGCTGGGTCGAGCGCGCCCTGAGCCTCGGCGAGGACCCCACGGACCCGGACGACCCCCGCTACTGGCCCCGCATGCAGCTGCGCATGCTCCAGTTCTTCCTCGCCTCGGAGAGCGCGAACGCCCCCTCGCTCCGCGACGACCCGGAGGCCGCCGCCCTCGTCGCCCGGGTGCGGGCCGCGTTCTCCGATCACCCCGGGCCCGAGTCCGCGCGCTTCCCCGGCATGCTCTGGCCGCTCACCAGCTTCCTCACCGACACCCCGTCCGACGTCCGCGCCCTCCTCGACCTGGCCGTCGCCAACTGCCGCCGGTACGGCGGCGAATGGGAGATCGGAGTCGCGCTGATGTTCCGCACCCACATGATCGTCGACATGCCCGGCGGCATGCCCGGCATCGACGAGGACCTCGCCGAACTGCGCGCCCTCTCCCGCCGGGTCGGCGACCGCTGGATGCGGGCCCAGGTCGCCAGCGCCGCCGGCGAGGCCAACATGATGCGCGGCCGGCTCGCTGAGGCCCGCGAGGCATACGTGGAGGCGCTGACCTTCGCCCGCGAGGTCGGCGCGCACGCCGAGGCCCCGTTCCTCCTCGCCCGGCTCGCCGAACTCGACTTCCGCGCGGGCGACCGAGCCGTCGCCCTCAAGGGACTCGACGAGGCGACGGCCGAGGCCGACCGCTATCACGTCCACGACGCCCGGACCTATGTCGGCTTCCTGCGCGCCGAGATCGCCCTGTCCGACGGAGACGTCCCCGCCGCCCGCCGCCATGTCGAGGTGGCCGGCGCGACGATCGGCGTGGGCACCCCGCCGCCGCACTTCGAGGCCGCCGTGCACGGCCTCGCCGCCCGTATCGAGGCGCACGAGGGGGCGGGGGTCCCGGCCGTCGTCCACGCCGTCGCGGCGCTGCGCCTCGCCGTCGACGCGGGCAGCGCCGAGTTCGTCACCACCGGCCTCACCGAGGGCGTGGCCAGCGCCTTGTCCCTTGCCGGCGAGCCGGCACTGGCGCTCCGCCTGCTCGGCGCCACCGACGGCTGGCGCTCCGCCGTCCCGCGCGCCCTCCCCGAGGTCCAGGAGGCGACCGCGCTGGTGGAGCGCACCGCCGCGACCCTCGACGCCCCGGCCCGCGAAGCCGCCCGCGCCTCGGGCCACGGCCTCACCCTGGACGAGGTCCTGTCCCTGCTGGAGCCCTACGCCGCTACCGGCAGCTGATCCGCGACTCGGCCCAGTCCGCCATCGCCGCCTGGCCGAACGGGGTGTGCTCCTCCACCACCAGGCGCAGGGTGCGGCGGCCGGCGAGGCTGACGTGGACCGGGATCGGGGTGTCGCCGCGGCGCAGGACCGGGGAGCGCCAGAGGCGTTCGCCGTCGCCGTAGACGGAGAAGCGGACGCCGCCGGGGCCGATGGGCACGGTGATGTCGTCGATGCCGACGATCGCGTCGTAGCTCGTGCACTGGCGGTTGAGGTCGATGAGCATCGAGGACGGGGCGTGCATGCTGACGCCGTGGGCGTAGCGGGTGCCGTCCATCGTCAGGCCGGAGCGCTGCCACACGAGGCTGCTCTGGGCGAGGTTGACCTCCGGCTTGGTGCCGTCGCCGAACACCCCGTACTGCAGCGTGTCGATCTGGTAGACGGCCGGGCCGGGCTTCGGCGGCTTCGGCTTCGGCTTCGCCTTGGGCTTCACGACCGGCCGGAGCGTCGGCTTCGGGGTGGGGCTCGCCGTCGGCGTGGGGCTCGGCGGCGGGGTCTTCCGCGGCGTCGGCTTGGGCGCGGGCGGCGGCGCCGGTACGGGGGGAGGCGTCGGCTTCGGGGTGGGCTTCGGGCTCGGCGGCGGGGGCGGCGTCTCGGCGGGCGCGGCCACCGTCGGCGTGGGGGCGGGCTGGGCGACCGGCTCCGGTTCGGCCCCGGTCAGCGCCCACACCAGGCCCGCGGTCGCGGCGACCGCGGCCACCGCCGCGATGCCCGCCTTCGCGGGGATGCCCAGGCCCTCGGAGGCGGCGGCCGACGCGCCGGCGGTGGAGCCGGTCGTGGTGCCGCCCGTCGCGGCGGCCGCGGCACCGGCCGCGCCCGCCCCGGCGGCTCCGCCGGCCACCACACCGGCGGCCTTGAGCGAGTACCCGGCGGCGAACCAGCCGATGACGGCGACCGGCAGCAGCGCGGGGATCCCGGCGTTCACGTGCGCCAGCTCACCGGCGGCCAGCCGGCACTTGGCGCACTCCTCGATGTGCTTGCGCAGTCCGCGCTCGGCCCGCATCCGCAGCCCGCCGCGCGCGTACGCGCCGAGCCGGTCGGCGTAGCGGGCGCAGTCGCCGCCCGCGGTGAGCGACTGGCTGACGTGCGCCTGCAGATAGGCCTGCTTGAGGCCCTCGCGGGCGCGGCTGGCGAGCACGGCGGTCGCGTTGGCGGTGAGCCCGAACAGCGGGGCGACCTCGCTGGGCGACTCCTCCTCGACCGTGGTGTGCCACAGCACGGCCTGCCAGCGCTCCGGCAGCGAGCGGAACGCCTGCATGGCCAGGGACTGTTCGGCCTCGTGCATGGCGAGGACGTCCGCGCCCAGGTCGAGCCCGGCGCCGAAGGTCGCCGACTGGTCGGAGACCTCGGCGGCCCGGGCGGCCTCCTCGGCGAACACCGCGAAGTCCTCGACCAGGTGCTCGCGCTTCTGGGTGCGGATCCAGGTCGCGGCGACCCGGCGCACGGAGGTCAGCAGATAGGCGCGCACCGCCTGCTCGGGCCCGGCCCCGCCGCGTACCGCCTGCAGCGTGCGGGCGAAGACCTCGGCCGTCAGGTCGTCGGCGGTGTCGGCGTCCCGGCAGCAGGAGCGGGCGTAGCGGCGGACGGCGGCGGAGTGCCGGCGGAACAGCTCCTCGTACGCGCTGTCGTCGCCGTCCCGCATGCGCTGGATCAGCTCGGCGTCGGACGGCGGCAGATCGAGCGGCGGCGGCAGGACGGAGCCGGAACCGGAGTCGGTGTCGGCGCCGCCGTGGTCGAACGCCTCGGCGGCCGACGGCGGGACGCCGCCGCCCTCGCGCTGCTGCGGCACGCTCGCCTCGGGAGCCGGCGCGCTCGGCGCGGAGCCGTGGGCCCCGCCCGGGCCGCCCTGGCTCGGCACCTGCCGGGACGGCAGCCCGCCCGCCTCCGCCGTGCCGGCGGCGGCCGGCGTCTCGTCCCGACTGTCACCGCTCATCGCGGAAGCCCCCGTATACACGCTCGGACCCGAACGCGGCCAAGCCTGCCACAGAGCGCGGGCATGCCGAAGCCCCGCGTCCACTTACCACCCGTCCGGGGCGACTTCCCGTCTCCGGGCGTAACCGCTCATCCGTTCGTGTCATGCTCGACGGTCCACTCGGAGCATCGAGTGACCCCTCGAGAACCGCGCTCCCTCAGCGGCGGCGCGCTACCGCGAGCGCAGACCCTCCAGAAGGATGTCGAGGAGCCGTGCCGAGGCCGCCGCCTGCTGCGCCGCGTCCGGCAGCGCGGGAGCGGCGGTGGCTATCACCAGGAGCACGTCGGACACCGTCACGTCGGTGCGCAGCTCGCCCGCCTCCCGGGCCCGGTCCACCAGCCGGCCGACGACCTCCAGGAGCTCGGCCGCCCCCGCGTCGTCCTGCTCGGCCGCCGGCACCGCGCGCGGCGCCACGATCCGCTGCTCGCCCTGCTCACCGTAGGCAGCCTGTGCCGACGGCCCCGCGTGCCCGTTCACACCCGGAGCGGCGCCCGGCACCGAGACCCGCTGCTGCGGCACCCGCGCCTCGTCGTCCGCCGCGCCCGTGGGCAGCACCACCTCGTCCACGCCCACCCGCAGCACCTGCGGCGGCAGCAGCCGACCGGCGCCCGAGGCAACCGAGGTGCGCAGGAAGCGGGAGAGCGCCGACCACGGCTCGTCCTCCTGCCCGAGCGCGGTGCGCGCCTGCTCGGTGAGGCGCGCGGTCTCCTCCTCGGCTATCCGCCGGACCAGCACGTCCTTGCTGGGAAAGCGCCGGTACACGGTGCCGACACCGACCCGGGCGCGCCGCGCCACGTCCTCCATCGGCGCCCCGTACCCGAGCTCGCCGAACACCTCGCGCGCCGCCCGGAGCACATGCTCCAGATTCCGCTGCGCGTCCACCCGCAGCGGCGCGGACCGCCCGTTCGGCGCCGACTGCGCCGTACGCACCTGCCCGTACGAATCCTGAATCTGCATAAGCGTTCCCCCGCTCATGATGTCTCCCCCCGGAGACTCCCCGCCCTGACACGGGGGTCCGACCGGGCCGCGCCCTTGGTCCACGCACGGCGATCCGACACCCCGACGAAGTACGAACATAGTTGAGTCGGGGTCAATTCAGAAGGGGCAGTTCCGTACGGTGCGCCCCCCGATCGGAGCAAGGACCCGGACCCTCCCGATTCCGGCCCCGCACCCCACCCGCCATCCCCACCCTGACCTGCGCACTTCCCGTCCCGCCCGGCCCATTCGCCACCCCACGCCTCCGCACCCCTCCGGTCACACAATTTGCCGGGCCTGTGGACAAACCCCGGACGGCGTTGCGTCATGGGACGGTGACCGAACCTGTGCGCATCCTCGTCGTCGGCGGCGGCTACGTCGGTATGTACACCGCGCTGCGCCTCCAGCGGCAGCTCAAGGCGGAGCTGAAGAGCCGCACGGCCGAGATCACGGTGGTCACCCCCGAGCCGTACATGACGTACCAGCCGTTCCTGCCCGAGGCCGCCGCCGGCAGCATCTCCCCCCGCCACGTCGTCGTCCCGCTGCGCCGGGTCCTGGACCGCTGCCGCATCGTCATCGGCGAGGTCCACTCCGTCGACCACGCCAAGCGCACGGCGACCCTCTCCACCCTCGCCACCGAGGAGGAGGGCACCGGAGCGATCCGGCTCGGCTACGACGAGCTGGTCATCGCGCCCGGCTCGGTCTCCCGCACCCTCCCGGTCCCCGGCCTCGCCGACCACGGCATCGGCTTCAAGACCGTCGAGGAGGCCATCGGCCTGCGCAACCACGTCATCGAGCAGATGGACATCGCCTCCTCCACCCGCGACCCCGCGATCCGCGACGCCGCCCTCACCTTCGTCTTCGTCGGCGGCGGCTACGCGGGCGTCGAGGCCCTCGCCGAACTCGAGGACATGGCCCGCTACACCGCGCGGTACTACCACAACCTCAAGCCCGAGGACCTGCGCTGGGTGCTTGTCGAGGCCTCCGACCGGATCCTCCCCGAGGTCGGCGCGGAGATGGGCCGCTACGCCATCCGCGAGCTGCGCGGCCGCAACATCGACGTACGCCTCGGCACCCGCCTCGACTCCTGCGAGAACCGCGTCGCCGTGCTCAGCGACGGCACCCGCCTGCCCACCCGTACCGTCGTGTGGACCGCCGGCGTGAAACCCGCGCCGGTCGTCGCCGCCACCGACCTGCCGCTCGACGCGCGCGGCCGGATCGTCTGCACCGCGCAGCTCACCGTCGCCGGCACCGAACACGCCTGGGCCGCCGGCGACGCCGCCGCCGTCCCCGACGTCACGGCCGGGGAGCCGGGCAAGGAATGCGCCCCCAACGCCCAGCACGCCGTCCGCCAGACGAAGGTGCTCGCCGAGAACATCGCCGCCGCCCTGCGCGGGCAGCCCCTCAAGGAGTACGCCCACGCCTACGCCGGCTCCGTCGCGTCGCTCGGGCTCCACAAAGGAGTCGCCCACGTCTACGGCCGCAAACTCAAGGGCTACCCGGCCTGGTTCATGCACCGCGCCTACCACCTCAGCCGGGTCCCCACGTTCAACCGCAAGGCCCGCGTCCTGGCCGAATGGACCCTGTCCGGCCTGTTCAAACGCGAGATCGTCTCCCTCGGCTCCCTGGAACACCCACGCGCCGAATTCGAACTCGCCGCCGCACCTCCACCCGCACCGAAGGACCCGTCCCCCGACAAGTCCCCGGACGATCCCGCGGGCTGACATCACTGTCAGTGCACTCGTCCACACTGGACGTGTGACCATAGGTGGGCTCACACCTGCACAGAGTGACTCTGCACGGCAACGACACCACGAGGCATACAGATCCGTGAACTTCACCCGTTGGAGCGCCCGGCTCCCCGGTACG from Streptomyces fradiae includes:
- a CDS encoding asparagine synthase-related protein encodes the protein MRWLVGWSSVAARFGAAPTAPPGSPGSAGAVGDPGEGRTVHPVGAQLLWGDPDPLWAVGDWRPDEVRLVDVDAQTRLAVLGCCAASDEELRRGLLTARGGALRHLTAWAGSYTAVVKTGRRITVTGDLAGARPVFHTPWAGGTAFGTAALPLADLTEAQLDIGHLAALLACPETPEALRDSTPYEGVRRVPPGHALILREGSREITGYETVASLAVAAPEADPRQAVEAVRDALVDAVRARLTAPRHAPEVPLPDPGPVPGMGPADRRAARGGAPAPGIGADLSGGSASGTLALLAAGLPGVPGTVLGHGTGAGERLLAVTFNDLTGPGSQEELGRAREIAANPRLHHVVVAAGEEALPYAELEGPLTDEPGPSLVTAERHRRRLAGGSADHFTGFGARQVLDAHPARLADLLMDRRRRSLVRPVTALAKASGPSAGALLVPLQVYRAARRLARTPYRTGLEAAATRVLEANRAPAGAHGPLEASLSALAWSRPGPAARWLTGEALAEVSVRLNRAATLPASVQRPGEARARAALARSAADLRVLEQAAEIRSQRLHAPFLDNQVVRACRDLPESLRVQPDARAGVLRTVLAGAGIHDLPPGWGAPHPAVPAAATRAGLRAALPHLLALFDAPLLADAGLIEARVVRRALRAATDGEPVPLDGLADLISTELWLRRLLARRGSCWTGTAAPRHRAVPGPLIPTARSLPA
- a CDS encoding BTAD domain-containing putative transcriptional regulator gives rise to the protein MRYLILGTTDVLDVHGAPLPLGGARLRALLAALALRGGRTVSVGELVDDVYGDEPPQDAQAAVQALVGRLRRVLGKEAVGSGPGGYRLAAGPEDIDLYVFERHAREAGARLDAGDPEGAAALLRTALALFRGPALADLPEPAGVRPEAQRLAALRQRVEADLRRGATTGLVPELTELTGAYPYDETFHVQLIRALRAEGRPADALAAYESARRTLADGLGADPGPELAALHAELLAGEAPVPAPAPAPAPGPGPAPVPETGNIRPRLTSFVGREPDLAALRTDLDRSRLVTLTGPGGSGKTRLAEEAALQAVGPAAWIAELAPLDTPEAVPGAVLSALRLRETNLIARDGVPLQDDPTAQLVEHLSRRPLLLVLDNCEHVIDGAAALAETLLTHCPGLRVLATSREPLGVPGEAVRPVEPLPPTPAHRLFAERARAVRPGFRAEDDLPDVDEICRRLDGLPLAIELAAARLRLLTPRQIADRLDDRFQLLTSGSRTVLPRQQTLRAVVDWSWELLDPAERDLLRQVSVFAGGWDLAAAEALNPVAPGAPAPVPDTVGVLGSLVEKSLVVASPTEDGEMRYRLLETIHEYAAERAAETPALRAAAEAAHTAHFTAFAETADPLLRSGEQLPWIARIERDLDNLRAALHRTVVTAPDEAAAARLVFAVGWFWWLRNYRPEAMSWVERALSLGEDPTDPDDPRYWPRMQLRMLQFFLASESANAPSLRDDPEAAALVARVRAAFSDHPGPESARFPGMLWPLTSFLTDTPSDVRALLDLAVANCRRYGGEWEIGVALMFRTHMIVDMPGGMPGIDEDLAELRALSRRVGDRWMRAQVASAAGEANMMRGRLAEAREAYVEALTFAREVGAHAEAPFLLARLAELDFRAGDRAVALKGLDEATAEADRYHVHDARTYVGFLRAEIALSDGDVPAARRHVEVAGATIGVGTPPPHFEAAVHGLAARIEAHEGAGVPAVVHAVAALRLAVDAGSAEFVTTGLTEGVASALSLAGEPALALRLLGATDGWRSAVPRALPEVQEATALVERTAATLDAPAREAARASGHGLTLDEVLSLLEPYAATGS
- a CDS encoding sigma-70 family RNA polymerase sigma factor; its protein translation is MSGDSRDETPAAAGTAEAGGLPSRQVPSQGGPGGAHGSAPSAPAPEASVPQQREGGGVPPSAAEAFDHGGADTDSGSGSVLPPPLDLPPSDAELIQRMRDGDDSAYEELFRRHSAAVRRYARSCCRDADTADDLTAEVFARTLQAVRGGAGPEQAVRAYLLTSVRRVAATWIRTQKREHLVEDFAVFAEEAARAAEVSDQSATFGAGLDLGADVLAMHEAEQSLAMQAFRSLPERWQAVLWHTTVEEESPSEVAPLFGLTANATAVLASRAREGLKQAYLQAHVSQSLTAGGDCARYADRLGAYARGGLRMRAERGLRKHIEECAKCRLAAGELAHVNAGIPALLPVAVIGWFAAGYSLKAAGVVAGGAAGAGAAGAAAAATGGTTTGSTAGASAAASEGLGIPAKAGIAAVAAVAATAGLVWALTGAEPEPVAQPAPTPTVAAPAETPPPPPSPKPTPKPTPPPVPAPPPAPKPTPRKTPPPSPTPTASPTPKPTLRPVVKPKAKPKPKPPKPGPAVYQIDTLQYGVFGDGTKPEVNLAQSSLVWQRSGLTMDGTRYAHGVSMHAPSSMLIDLNRQCTSYDAIVGIDDITVPIGPGGVRFSVYGDGERLWRSPVLRRGDTPIPVHVSLAGRRTLRLVVEEHTPFGQAAMADWAESRISCR
- a CDS encoding TetR/AcrR family transcriptional regulator, with the translated sequence MQIQDSYGQVRTAQSAPNGRSAPLRVDAQRNLEHVLRAAREVFGELGYGAPMEDVARRARVGVGTVYRRFPSKDVLVRRIAEEETARLTEQARTALGQEDEPWSALSRFLRTSVASGAGRLLPPQVLRVGVDEVVLPTGAADDEARVPQQRVSVPGAAPGVNGHAGPSAQAAYGEQGEQRIVAPRAVPAAEQDDAGAAELLEVVGRLVDRAREAGELRTDVTVSDVLLVIATAAPALPDAAQQAAASARLLDILLEGLRSR
- a CDS encoding NAD(P)/FAD-dependent oxidoreductase; the encoded protein is MTEPVRILVVGGGYVGMYTALRLQRQLKAELKSRTAEITVVTPEPYMTYQPFLPEAAAGSISPRHVVVPLRRVLDRCRIVIGEVHSVDHAKRTATLSTLATEEEGTGAIRLGYDELVIAPGSVSRTLPVPGLADHGIGFKTVEEAIGLRNHVIEQMDIASSTRDPAIRDAALTFVFVGGGYAGVEALAELEDMARYTARYYHNLKPEDLRWVLVEASDRILPEVGAEMGRYAIRELRGRNIDVRLGTRLDSCENRVAVLSDGTRLPTRTVVWTAGVKPAPVVAATDLPLDARGRIVCTAQLTVAGTEHAWAAGDAAAVPDVTAGEPGKECAPNAQHAVRQTKVLAENIAAALRGQPLKEYAHAYAGSVASLGLHKGVAHVYGRKLKGYPAWFMHRAYHLSRVPTFNRKARVLAEWTLSGLFKREIVSLGSLEHPRAEFELAAAPPPAPKDPSPDKSPDDPAG